A portion of the Algisphaera agarilytica genome contains these proteins:
- a CDS encoding cupin domain-containing protein: protein MLVRRPEEVEDQAMTMPGAQGVTMKLMVGRDDGVPNFAMRLFTVQPGGQTPKHAHNYEHEVMIVEGQAQVFDATIDSERPANAGEVLYIPANQLHQFRNTSKAPLRFMCMVPTSYDCSAPESDTSTPEFAPTPGS, encoded by the coding sequence ATGCTTGTTCGCCGTCCGGAAGAAGTTGAAGACCAAGCCATGACCATGCCCGGCGCCCAGGGCGTGACCATGAAGCTTATGGTCGGCCGGGACGACGGCGTGCCGAACTTCGCGATGCGCCTCTTCACCGTCCAGCCCGGCGGGCAGACGCCCAAACACGCCCACAACTACGAACACGAGGTCATGATCGTCGAAGGTCAGGCCCAGGTCTTCGACGCGACGATCGATAGCGAGCGCCCCGCCAACGCCGGCGAGGTGCTGTACATCCCCGCCAATCAACTCCACCAGTTCCGTAACACGTCCAAGGCTCCGCTGCGATTCATGTGCATGGTGCCCACGTCCTACGACTGCAGTGCCCCCGAAAGCGACACCTCGACGCCGGAGTTCGCCCCGACCCCGGGTTCCTGA
- a CDS encoding ribonuclease HI family protein, with amino-acid sequence MHCTIHIDGGARGNPGPAGVGVVIQDTANDKYLHEAGYYIGEATNNVAEYTGLIKGLEVASELGAKRVLVVSDSELMVKQINGQYRVKAENLKPLYQQSVSLLGRFGKWDMTHTRRENNKLADQLANRAMDAAADVSFSSED; translated from the coding sequence ATGCACTGCACCATCCACATCGACGGCGGCGCTCGCGGTAATCCCGGCCCGGCCGGCGTCGGCGTCGTCATCCAGGACACCGCCAACGACAAATACCTCCACGAAGCGGGGTACTACATCGGCGAAGCCACCAACAACGTCGCCGAGTACACCGGCCTGATCAAGGGCCTCGAAGTCGCCAGCGAGCTGGGTGCCAAACGGGTGCTGGTCGTCTCCGACTCCGAGCTCATGGTCAAGCAGATCAACGGGCAGTACCGCGTCAAGGCCGAGAACCTCAAGCCGCTGTACCAGCAGTCGGTGTCGCTGCTGGGCCGCTTCGGCAAGTGGGACATGACCCACACCCGCCGCGAGAACAACAAGCTGGCCGACCAACTGGCCAACCGTGCCATGGACGCCGCCGCCGACGTGAGCTTCTCCTCCGAAGACTGA
- a CDS encoding zinc ribbon domain-containing protein, translated as MSVQDQLRELFTLDQQVRGLRSRVDAASRRLNAQRNKLEQLQRQASEINDQYMHAKASAGNLESDSQGVEERIEKIRKVMAGVRSNKEYSALLVEINTLKAEKDVIEGKALEQLGKVEELQATVDEIAGKVEAQSKLVAGAEKEVEEGQAEIADQLGDLEKERAVAAEPIDPETLALYNKLDEDTEGEALGEIEEQDRRRMEYTCGACFMSLPIQVVNATLTTNDKPVTCPNCGVILYAKTELKEALIPK; from the coding sequence TTGTCCGTCCAAGATCAACTGCGAGAACTGTTCACTCTCGACCAACAGGTCCGCGGACTGCGGAGTCGAGTCGACGCAGCCAGCCGCCGCCTCAACGCCCAACGCAACAAACTCGAACAGCTCCAGCGTCAAGCCAGCGAGATCAACGACCAGTACATGCACGCCAAGGCGAGTGCTGGCAACCTCGAATCCGACTCCCAGGGAGTGGAAGAGCGGATCGAGAAAATCCGAAAAGTCATGGCCGGCGTCCGCAGCAACAAGGAGTATTCCGCGTTGCTGGTCGAGATCAACACGCTCAAGGCCGAGAAGGACGTGATCGAAGGCAAAGCCCTGGAACAACTCGGCAAGGTCGAAGAGCTCCAGGCCACCGTTGACGAGATCGCCGGCAAAGTCGAAGCCCAATCCAAGCTCGTCGCGGGAGCCGAGAAAGAAGTCGAAGAAGGTCAGGCCGAGATCGCCGACCAGCTGGGCGACCTCGAGAAGGAACGTGCCGTCGCCGCCGAACCCATCGACCCCGAGACGCTGGCCCTCTACAACAAGCTCGACGAAGACACCGAAGGCGAAGCCCTCGGCGAGATCGAAGAACAAGACCGCCGCCGCATGGAGTACACCTGCGGCGCTTGTTTTATGAGCCTGCCGATCCAGGTGGTCAACGCCACGCTGACGACCAACGACAAGCCCGTCACCTGCCCCAACTGTGGCGTGATCCTTTACGCCAAGACCGAGCTCAAAGAGGCTCTGATCCCCAAATAA
- a CDS encoding fructosamine kinase family protein yields the protein MEQATAIVRRHLDPELTVTGARKLYGGSINRVVEWSTDGEPKSIVAKLHNSRNVKSFEREMLSLITYREHTTLPVPEPWAVVADDPDFDGAGLLMEKIPGITLADAKVSPRGTAILQNQLARYLVDLHSHHRSTYGSALQDRGETRWLDNFGPVIEKEFHHVREFLSSNSRWFIDDLLKNLEDWLPEQSTPTLVHGDLWSNNILVADNHPDEPQILAFIDGLASYCDPEYELAYLRMFQTADDSFFELYRRRHPLRPGFSRRCRVYWLNTMMMHIRVFGERYVPACEELAGQLKTLATK from the coding sequence TTGGAGCAGGCCACGGCCATCGTGCGTCGGCACCTCGACCCCGAGCTGACCGTGACCGGGGCCCGGAAGCTGTACGGCGGCTCGATCAACCGGGTGGTCGAATGGAGCACGGACGGGGAGCCCAAATCCATCGTCGCCAAGCTGCACAACTCGCGGAACGTCAAATCGTTTGAGCGGGAGATGCTGTCGCTGATTACTTACCGTGAGCACACGACCCTGCCCGTGCCCGAGCCCTGGGCGGTGGTGGCCGACGATCCTGACTTCGACGGCGCCGGGCTCCTGATGGAGAAGATCCCCGGCATCACCCTGGCCGACGCCAAGGTCAGCCCACGCGGCACGGCTATTCTCCAGAACCAGCTCGCCCGGTATCTGGTCGACCTCCACTCCCACCACCGGTCCACCTACGGCAGTGCCCTGCAAGACCGCGGCGAGACCCGTTGGCTGGACAACTTCGGCCCGGTGATCGAGAAAGAGTTCCACCACGTCCGCGAATTCCTCTCGTCCAACAGCCGGTGGTTCATCGACGACCTGCTCAAAAACCTCGAAGACTGGCTGCCCGAACAGTCCACCCCGACGCTGGTCCACGGCGACCTGTGGTCCAACAACATCCTCGTGGCGGACAACCACCCCGACGAGCCGCAGATCCTCGCCTTCATCGACGGCCTGGCGTCCTATTGCGACCCCGAATACGAGCTGGCGTACCTCCGCATGTTCCAGACCGCGGACGACAGTTTCTTCGAGCTGTACCGCCGTCGGCACCCGTTACGCCCGGGGTTCAGCCGACGCTGCCGGGTCTATTGGCTCAACACGATGATGATGCACATCCGCGTCTTCGGCGAACGCTACGTCCCGGCGTGCGAAGAGTTGGCCGGCCAACTCAAGACACTCGCCACCAAGTAG
- the argJ gene encoding bifunctional glutamate N-acetyltransferase/amino-acid acetyltransferase ArgJ, producing MDRTSPTSITRPIGFRAAGSTCGIKPSGKPDLALIVSDTPCTAAGVFTTNKVKGAPVLVSQKHVRNGKARAIVCNSGTSNVATGEQGLRDAEAMCQTTAAALGLRYPSEVLVASTGVIGHRLPMDKVLPGIEQLAPTLAQGKKADNAAADAILTTDLVRKTALRTVTLGGKTITLGGICKGSGMIAPNMATMLAFITTDVAIDSKPLKLALRAATSETFNRLSVDSDKSTSDSVMVLANGQAKNRAITGPGRVFDRFVETLTDLCRDLSEQLIWDGEGVTRIMRVRVSGAASVKDADRVGRSVVDSPLVKTALHGADPNWGRIAMAAGKSDAKLKKDTLSIRIAGMSIYEHGQPTKLGLKPPAKLAKAMAAKEVQIEVDLGLGKASAEWLGCDLTREYIHINADYTT from the coding sequence ATGGATCGAACTTCCCCCACCAGCATCACCCGGCCCATCGGCTTCCGCGCCGCGGGCAGCACCTGTGGCATCAAGCCCAGCGGCAAGCCGGACTTGGCCCTGATTGTCTCGGACACGCCCTGCACCGCCGCGGGGGTGTTCACCACCAACAAGGTCAAGGGAGCCCCCGTCCTGGTCTCCCAGAAGCACGTCCGCAACGGCAAGGCCCGGGCAATTGTCTGCAATTCGGGGACCTCCAACGTCGCCACCGGCGAGCAAGGCCTGCGCGACGCCGAGGCCATGTGCCAAACCACCGCCGCGGCGCTGGGCCTGCGCTACCCCAGCGAAGTCCTGGTCGCCTCCACCGGCGTGATCGGCCACCGCCTGCCCATGGACAAAGTCCTGCCGGGCATCGAACAACTCGCCCCGACGCTGGCCCAGGGCAAGAAGGCCGACAACGCCGCGGCGGACGCGATCCTGACCACCGACCTGGTCCGCAAGACCGCCCTTCGCACCGTCACCCTCGGCGGCAAGACCATCACCCTCGGCGGCATCTGCAAGGGCAGCGGCATGATCGCCCCGAACATGGCCACCATGCTCGCCTTCATCACCACCGATGTCGCGATCGATTCCAAGCCGCTGAAGCTCGCCCTGCGTGCGGCGACCAGCGAGACCTTCAACCGGCTGTCGGTCGACTCGGACAAGAGCACGAGCGACAGCGTGATGGTATTGGCCAACGGCCAGGCCAAGAACCGCGCCATCACCGGACCGGGCAGAGTCTTTGATCGCTTCGTCGAAACCCTCACCGACCTCTGCCGCGACCTCAGCGAACAGCTCATCTGGGACGGCGAAGGCGTGACACGCATCATGCGGGTGCGCGTCAGCGGCGCCGCGAGCGTCAAGGACGCCGACCGTGTCGGGCGTTCGGTGGTGGACAGCCCGTTGGTGAAAACCGCGCTCCACGGGGCCGACCCCAACTGGGGCCGCATCGCCATGGCCGCCGGGAAGAGCGACGCGAAACTGAAGAAGGACACGCTGTCGATCCGCATCGCGGGTATGAGCATCTACGAGCACGGCCAACCCACCAAGCTCGGCCTCAAGCCCCCCGCCAAACTGGCCAAAGCCATGGCCGCGAAAGAAGTCCAAATCGAGGTGGACTTAGGCTTGGGCAAAGCCTCGGCCGAGTGGCTCGGCTGCGACTTGACCCGCGAATACATCCACATCAACGCCGACTACACCACTTAA
- the fbaA gene encoding class II fructose-bisphosphate aldolase: protein MPVADYATYVKMLDNAYQNNFAYPAINVSSMVTANAALKAFADLKSDGIIQVSTGGGKFASGLVNGDMVMGAISLAEHIHRVAAKLDVNVAIHTDHCQPGNVDDFLIPLIEESERRVAEGKLPLYQSHMLDASILPVKENMDLAVPLLERMTKIGQILEVEAGVVGGEEDGAAGSDDMPDEMLYTTPEDMVYVYERLSEVEGGRYMFAATFGNVHGAYKPGAVKLKPGILKEGQDAIKAKFGEDAYFWLVFHGGSGSEKHEIEETLGYGVVKMNVDTDCQYAFTRPVAAHMFQNYDGVLKIDGEVGAKKTYDPRAYLKKGEEAMAERVKEACEDLHAVGKTLGSA, encoded by the coding sequence ATGCCCGTCGCCGATTACGCCACGTACGTCAAGATGCTTGACAACGCGTACCAGAACAACTTCGCCTACCCCGCGATCAACGTCAGCTCGATGGTGACCGCCAACGCCGCCCTGAAAGCCTTCGCCGACCTCAAGAGCGACGGCATCATCCAGGTCTCCACCGGCGGCGGCAAGTTCGCTTCGGGCCTCGTGAACGGCGACATGGTCATGGGTGCGATCTCGCTGGCCGAGCACATCCACCGCGTCGCGGCCAAGCTCGACGTCAACGTCGCCATCCACACCGACCACTGCCAGCCCGGCAACGTTGACGACTTCCTGATCCCCCTGATCGAAGAGTCGGAGCGTCGCGTCGCCGAAGGTAAACTGCCGCTGTACCAGTCGCACATGCTCGACGCCTCGATCCTGCCCGTGAAGGAAAACATGGACCTGGCTGTGCCGCTGCTCGAGCGTATGACCAAGATCGGCCAGATCCTCGAGGTCGAAGCCGGCGTCGTTGGTGGCGAAGAAGACGGTGCCGCCGGTTCGGACGACATGCCCGACGAAATGCTCTACACCACGCCCGAAGACATGGTCTACGTCTACGAGCGTCTCTCGGAAGTCGAAGGCGGCCGCTACATGTTCGCCGCGACCTTCGGCAACGTCCACGGCGCCTACAAGCCCGGTGCGGTCAAGCTCAAGCCCGGCATCCTCAAAGAAGGCCAAGACGCCATCAAGGCCAAGTTCGGCGAAGACGCCTACTTCTGGCTGGTGTTCCACGGCGGCTCCGGCTCGGAGAAGCACGAGATCGAAGAAACCCTGGGCTACGGCGTCGTGAAGATGAACGTCGACACCGACTGCCAGTACGCCTTCACCCGTCCCGTCGCCGCTCACATGTTCCAGAACTACGACGGCGTCCTGAAGATCGACGGCGAAGTGGGTGCCAAGAAGACCTACGACCCCCGCGCGTACCTGAAGAAGGGCGAAGAAGCCATGGCCGAGCGTGTGAAGGAAGCCTGCGAAGACCTCCACGCCGTGGGCAAGACGCTCGGCTCCGCCTGA
- a CDS encoding RNA polymerase sigma factor has product MDVTAFNEEEIDPRVIRKAQRGHRGSQAVLLRELQDVWYRYSYKMLSDGDKARDAAQETGLRFLRGLPEFRGESRLKTWSLGIALNVCREMRRNRPHLALADADVIPQSTTTPDTLAHAEQLDLLERRLASLPERQREAITLRYLEQLSLRDTAAAMGCALGTAKATISQALRSLRAREEAAES; this is encoded by the coding sequence ATGGATGTGACCGCCTTCAACGAGGAAGAAATCGATCCTCGGGTGATCCGCAAGGCCCAGCGTGGGCACCGTGGATCCCAGGCGGTGCTGCTGCGGGAGTTGCAGGACGTGTGGTACCGGTATTCCTACAAAATGCTGAGCGATGGCGACAAGGCCCGCGACGCCGCGCAGGAAACCGGCCTCCGCTTCCTGCGCGGGCTCCCCGAGTTCCGCGGCGAGAGCCGACTCAAGACCTGGTCGCTGGGCATCGCTCTGAACGTCTGCCGGGAGATGCGGCGCAACCGGCCCCACCTGGCTCTGGCCGATGCCGACGTGATCCCGCAATCCACGACCACGCCCGACACCCTGGCCCACGCCGAGCAATTGGACCTCCTGGAACGTCGGCTCGCCTCGCTGCCCGAACGCCAACGCGAGGCGATCACCCTGCGATACCTCGAACAGCTTTCTCTCCGCGACACCGCCGCCGCGATGGGTTGTGCGCTAGGCACCGCCAAGGCCACGATCTCGCAGGCCCTGCGTTCGCTCCGGGCCCGAGAGGAGGCCGCCGAATCATGA
- a CDS encoding DUF5060 domain-containing protein has product MMYLFNRVPKPDVLSLCVLVSAVVLALATTSSAGENRVMIWHAFSQEFQGPETSESATPNPFTDYRLDVTFTNGEATYVVPGYFAADGDAANTSADNGNVWRVHFLPDALGEWTWSASFRSGEGVAMADGHDAGESAGHFDAATGSFTVIPSDKTAPDFRAIGRLAYVGERYPRTLGDGKVFFKAGADSPENFLSYADFDGNFKSDGHKDQLVKTWEPHVRDWSEGDPSWQDGKGKGIIGAINYLSSKGLNSVSMLTMNIGGDDRNVFMYVDYDDYTRIDVSRVEQWRIVVEHAATKGLFVHFKTQETENETLLDNGETGPDRKLYYRELVARFAHLPALNWNMGEENGEWGKHHHKEKYQTTEQRFAMARHIKSIDPYQHPVVMHNGQWPNDVVGADTPYDGWSLQTAQPDFRNVHKSTLNILKSAESKGKIWMVACDEPGDAMHAVKPDDLDPDHFDARTNALWGNFLAGGWGVEWYYGYKNPHSDLSLQDHRSRNNMYEQSAHALHFWYSTDLPVNDMKNHNALLRNADGFCLALPGVAYVALVKDAGKPAQLDLTGQSGTFSVQWYNPRAGGALQAGSADSLNGGDWRDLGAPPADADKDWVVLIKAE; this is encoded by the coding sequence ATGATGTATTTGTTTAACCGTGTGCCTAAGCCGGATGTGTTGTCGCTTTGTGTTCTGGTGTCGGCCGTGGTGTTGGCATTGGCCACGACTTCCTCGGCCGGTGAAAACCGGGTCATGATCTGGCACGCGTTCTCCCAGGAATTCCAGGGCCCGGAGACCTCCGAGTCGGCCACGCCGAACCCGTTCACGGACTACCGGCTGGACGTGACCTTCACCAACGGCGAGGCGACTTACGTCGTGCCCGGCTATTTCGCGGCCGACGGCGATGCGGCCAACACCTCGGCAGACAACGGCAACGTCTGGCGGGTCCACTTCCTGCCCGATGCGTTGGGCGAGTGGACGTGGTCGGCTTCGTTCCGCAGCGGCGAAGGCGTCGCGATGGCGGACGGCCACGACGCCGGTGAGTCCGCGGGCCACTTCGATGCAGCCACCGGCTCGTTCACCGTGATCCCTTCGGACAAGACCGCCCCGGACTTCCGCGCCATCGGTCGCCTGGCTTACGTCGGCGAGCGCTACCCCCGCACGCTGGGTGACGGCAAGGTGTTCTTCAAAGCCGGGGCCGACTCGCCGGAGAACTTCCTGAGCTACGCCGACTTCGACGGCAACTTCAAGAGCGACGGCCACAAGGACCAGCTGGTCAAGACCTGGGAGCCCCATGTCCGCGACTGGAGCGAGGGCGACCCCTCGTGGCAGGACGGCAAGGGCAAAGGCATCATCGGCGCGATCAACTACCTGTCGTCCAAAGGCCTCAACTCGGTGTCGATGCTCACCATGAACATCGGCGGCGACGACCGCAACGTCTTCATGTACGTCGACTACGACGACTACACCCGTATCGATGTCTCGCGCGTCGAGCAGTGGCGCATCGTCGTCGAACACGCCGCCACCAAGGGGCTGTTCGTCCACTTCAAAACCCAAGAAACCGAAAACGAAACTCTGCTCGACAACGGCGAGACCGGGCCGGACCGCAAGCTCTACTACCGCGAACTCGTCGCCCGCTTCGCCCACCTGCCCGCGCTCAACTGGAACATGGGCGAAGAGAACGGCGAATGGGGCAAGCACCACCACAAAGAGAAGTATCAGACCACCGAGCAGCGTTTCGCGATGGCCCGCCACATCAAGTCCATCGATCCCTACCAGCACCCCGTGGTGATGCACAACGGCCAATGGCCCAACGATGTGGTCGGCGCCGACACGCCCTACGACGGCTGGTCGCTCCAGACCGCCCAGCCCGACTTCCGCAATGTCCACAAGAGCACGCTCAACATCCTGAAATCGGCCGAGTCCAAAGGCAAGATCTGGATGGTCGCCTGCGACGAGCCCGGCGACGCCATGCATGCAGTTAAACCCGACGACCTGGACCCCGACCACTTCGACGCCCGCACGAACGCACTCTGGGGTAACTTCCTCGCGGGTGGCTGGGGCGTTGAGTGGTACTACGGCTACAAGAACCCCCACTCGGACCTGTCGCTCCAGGACCACCGCAGCCGCAACAACATGTACGAGCAATCGGCCCACGCGCTGCATTTCTGGTACAGCACCGACCTGCCGGTCAACGACATGAAGAACCACAACGCCCTGCTGCGGAACGCCGACGGCTTCTGCCTCGCTCTGCCCGGTGTGGCGTATGTGGCTCTGGTCAAAGACGCGGGCAAGCCCGCGCAGCTCGACCTGACCGGCCAATCCGGCACTTTCAGCGTCCAGTGGTACAACCCCCGCGCAGGCGGCGCTCTCCAAGCCGGTAGCGCTGATTCGCTGAATGGCGGCGACTGGCGCGACCTCGGTGCCCCGCCTGCAGATGCGGACAAGGACTGGGTCGTGCTGATCAAAGCCGAGTAA
- a CDS encoding cobalamin B12-binding domain-containing protein, with protein MPSQRNALLERYFTAMISGDRHTAREIMDEVFEADVPAERIASNLIWPTLNQIQNMRRADQLSSLAYHYATRLMRSITDQLQMRYQQHARRDQTVLVMSGPEESEELTGQLAADLLEADGYTVYYCGGGVSNDEITEQIATLRADKLVVFGSIPATVPETRLLIDRLHDLGVCPQLQIIVGGGVFNRAEGLAEEIGADLWASDPIELVQTIAENTQRRMTEDQRTVGRKRRPSSKRAAA; from the coding sequence ATGCCCAGCCAACGCAACGCCCTTCTCGAACGATACTTCACCGCCATGATCTCCGGTGATCGTCACACCGCCCGCGAGATCATGGACGAGGTCTTCGAAGCCGACGTCCCCGCCGAGCGGATCGCCAGCAACCTGATCTGGCCGACGCTCAACCAGATCCAGAACATGCGCCGTGCCGACCAGCTCAGCTCGCTGGCCTACCACTACGCCACCCGCCTGATGCGGTCCATCACCGATCAGCTGCAGATGCGTTACCAGCAGCACGCCCGCCGCGACCAGACCGTCCTGGTCATGTCCGGCCCCGAAGAATCTGAAGAGCTCACCGGCCAACTCGCCGCCGACCTCCTCGAAGCCGACGGCTACACCGTGTACTACTGCGGCGGCGGCGTGAGCAACGACGAGATCACCGAACAGATCGCCACCCTGCGTGCCGACAAGCTCGTGGTCTTCGGCAGCATCCCCGCGACCGTGCCGGAAACCCGCCTGCTCATCGACCGCCTGCACGACCTGGGCGTCTGCCCGCAGCTGCAGATCATCGTCGGCGGCGGCGTGTTCAACCGGGCCGAGGGCCTGGCCGAAGAGATCGGCGCCGACCTCTGGGCCAGCGACCCGATCGAGCTGGTGCAGACCATCGCCGAGAACACCCAACGCCGCATGACCGAAGACCAACGCACCGTCGGCCGCAAGCGTCGCCCGTCGAGCAAACGCGCCGCGGCGTAA
- a CDS encoding M48 family metallopeptidase — protein MRMFNGLKSLAAAVVLGVGVLGSSTGCVTNPATGKSSLNLISEEKEIAIGTDAEPQFIQENGGLVQSQVLTDYVSKLGHELAAVSERPHLPWNFNVLDSDQINAFALPGGKVFMSRGLLERMTNEAQLAGVLGHEVGHVTAQHVNSRMSQALIIQGIAIGTAVAGEVTDDDTLRVLGVGAGVGGGVYLLKFGRDQESESDMLGVRYMTRLGYNPYGQVQVMEILKEAQGGGGGAEFFSTHPLPQTRIDRLNKLIADQYPGAGRSTAQNDAYGQSDQFRFGEDSFKRNVLDELKKLPAPKAAQIGPKLRGYLAAVECGGEDHVH, from the coding sequence ATGAGGATGTTCAACGGACTGAAATCACTGGCCGCTGCAGTGGTGTTGGGGGTGGGCGTGCTTGGCTCGTCCACGGGCTGTGTGACCAACCCGGCGACGGGGAAATCCAGCCTAAACCTGATCAGCGAAGAGAAAGAAATCGCCATCGGCACCGACGCCGAGCCGCAGTTCATCCAGGAGAACGGCGGGCTGGTCCAGTCGCAAGTCCTCACTGACTACGTCTCCAAGCTCGGCCACGAACTTGCGGCCGTCAGCGAACGGCCGCACCTGCCGTGGAACTTCAACGTCCTCGACTCGGACCAGATCAACGCCTTTGCATTGCCCGGCGGCAAGGTCTTCATGTCCCGCGGCCTGCTCGAACGCATGACCAACGAAGCGCAGCTGGCCGGGGTGCTCGGCCACGAGGTCGGCCACGTCACCGCCCAGCACGTCAACTCCCGCATGAGCCAGGCCCTCATCATCCAGGGCATCGCCATCGGCACCGCCGTGGCGGGCGAGGTCACCGACGACGACACACTCCGTGTGCTCGGCGTCGGCGCGGGCGTCGGCGGGGGGGTGTACCTGCTGAAGTTCGGCCGCGACCAGGAGAGCGAGTCCGACATGCTCGGCGTGCGCTATATGACCCGCCTGGGCTACAACCCGTACGGCCAGGTGCAGGTCATGGAGATCCTCAAAGAAGCCCAGGGCGGCGGCGGTGGGGCGGAGTTCTTCTCGACCCACCCGCTCCCCCAGACACGGATCGATCGGCTCAACAAGCTGATCGCCGACCAGTACCCCGGGGCGGGCCGGTCCACCGCACAGAACGATGCCTACGGCCAATCCGACCAGTTCCGCTTCGGCGAAGATTCGTTCAAGCGCAACGTGTTGGACGAGCTCAAGAAGCTGCCCGCTCCCAAAGCCGCTCAGATCGGGCCTAAACTCCGGGGGTACCTTGCTGCGGTCGAGTGTGGCGGCGAGGATCACGTGCACTGA
- the ubiE gene encoding bifunctional demethylmenaquinone methyltransferase/2-methoxy-6-polyprenyl-1,4-benzoquinol methylase UbiE: protein MSTDTATLPPQNTTTEPAWTESRLDNPHAEPDKARRVEAMFAAIAPSYDLNNRVHSFGRDQAWRRTAVKLANVKPTDTVLDVACGTGDLSMAFCDGGAQRVVGVDFTVPMLDVAQTKKPTGAELSYHAGDALHLPLADQSVDIVSIAFGIRNVTDPMAALREFHRVLRPGGRLIVLEFTVPANPVMRMGYNFYCGWLMPKTATLISGDKSGAYKYLPRSVSTFTGKAELIDAMQQTGFGDVSAKSLTMGIAACYRGVKPG from the coding sequence TTGTCCACCGACACCGCGACCTTGCCGCCCCAGAACACCACCACCGAACCCGCGTGGACCGAGTCACGCCTGGACAACCCCCACGCCGAGCCGGACAAGGCCCGGCGGGTCGAGGCGATGTTCGCCGCGATCGCCCCGAGCTACGACCTCAACAACCGGGTACACTCCTTCGGTCGGGACCAGGCCTGGCGGCGCACCGCGGTGAAATTGGCCAACGTCAAACCCACCGACACGGTGCTGGATGTGGCTTGCGGCACGGGTGATCTGTCCATGGCGTTTTGCGACGGCGGGGCCCAACGCGTGGTCGGCGTCGACTTCACCGTGCCGATGCTCGACGTCGCGCAGACCAAAAAGCCCACGGGGGCGGAGCTCTCGTATCACGCGGGGGACGCGCTGCACCTGCCTTTGGCGGATCAGAGCGTGGACATCGTCAGCATCGCCTTCGGCATCCGCAACGTCACCGACCCGATGGCGGCGCTACGTGAGTTTCATCGTGTGCTTCGGCCCGGCGGCCGGCTGATCGTGTTGGAGTTCACCGTGCCGGCGAACCCGGTTATGCGGATGGGCTACAACTTCTACTGCGGCTGGCTGATGCCCAAGACCGCCACGCTGATCTCCGGCGACAAGAGCGGGGCCTACAAATACCTGCCCCGCAGCGTCAGCACGTTTACGGGCAAGGCCGAGCTGATCGACGCGATGCAGCAGACGGGGTTCGGAGACGTGTCCGCCAAGAGCCTGACCATGGGCATCGCCGCGTGCTACCGCGGCGTGAAGCCCGGCTGA